In Phyllopteryx taeniolatus isolate TA_2022b chromosome 8, UOR_Ptae_1.2, whole genome shotgun sequence, one genomic interval encodes:
- the pcsk7 gene encoding proprotein convertase subtilisin/kexin type 7 isoform X2: MASLHFTTLLFLLFLFSFGLLLVTHLPSVAPSFPYPQSPSSPSCDPDQSWAVRLHADTHHEDQHFEELDIIANQHNDVNKGMDINVTGIWERNITGVGVTVVVVDDGVQHTHQDLKPNYSPEGSYDLNSNDPDPMPHPDVHSDNHHGTRCAGEIAAVPNNSFCAVGVAYGSKVAGIRVLDGPLTDSLEAIAFNKHYQVNDIYSCSWGPDDDGHTVDGPHPLGKAALQHGVIAGRRGFGSIFVVASGNGGQFNDNCNYDGYANSIYTITIGAVDENGRMPFYAEECASMLAVTFSSGGNKLRSIVTSDWSMQQGRGCTEGHTGTSAAAPLAAGMVALMLQVRPCLSWRDVQHIITFTATKCDNSSDWRENGAGFHHSHQHGFGLLNAWKLVNAAKVWEPVPFLVSYQSSVIEKKVSIPLYPRELVHTWTVTAADLALSGMQTLEHVAVTVTINHPCRGNLEIVLFCPSGIPSVIGARRAIDRDSGGYRDWTFSTVRCWGESAHGQYHLKISDHKEPLSQQCANMGELKQWKLTLYGSSMTSKEVKDRQMLVEDAMSGKYLDSNFSLPCSPGLDIPSEIISPFSSCSLRFLLLLGCFALFSSLYYILEAAIAHLDLRSLKCLSWKETGHRFRKGRRGRGVEEALDEENGEEEERESGVELHAVLDSEAKVPLINGDMLST; the protein is encoded by the exons ATGGCATCTCTCCATTTTACCACATTACTGttcctcctctttctcttcTCTTTTGGTCTTTTACTTGTGACTCATCTGCCATCTGTCGCTCCGTCATTTCCTTATCCCCAGTCACCTTCATCACCGTCCTGCGATCCAGATCAGTCATGGGCTGTCCGGCTCCATGCTGACACACATCATGAGGATCAGCATTTTGAGGAACTAGATATAATTGCAAACCAG CACAATGATGTAAACAAGGGCATGGACATCAATGTGACCGGGATATGGGAGCGCAACATTACTGGCGTGGGAGTTACTGTGGTGGTGGTAGATGACGGGGTACAACACACCCATCAAGACCTAAAACCCAATTAT AGTCCAGAGGGCAGCTATGATCTGAACTCCAATGACCCCGACCCTATGCCCCACCCAGACGTGCACAGTGACAACCACCATGGGACTCGATGTGCCGGCGAGATCGCTGCTGTTCCAAACAACAGCTTTTGTGCTGTGGGGGTGGCGTATGGCAGTAAGGTGGCAG GTATAAGGGTCCTGGACGGCCCACTGACTGATAGCCTGGAGGCCATAGCCTTCAACAAACATTATCAAGTCAACGACATCTACAGCTGCAG TTGGGGTCCTGATGATGATGGACACACTGTGGATGGGCCTCATCCCTTGGGCAAG GCTGCACTTCAGCATGGGGTCATTGCAGGAAGACGTGGTTTTGGAAGCATCTTTGTGGTTGCCAGTGGGAATGGAGGTCAATTCAATGATAATTGCAACTATGACGGTTATGCCAACTCCATCTATACCATCACCATTG GAGCTGTTGACGAGAATGGTAGGATGCCCTTTTACGCTGAAGAGTGTGCATCCATGTTGGCTGTTACTTTTAGCAGCGGGGGGAACAAGCTGAGGAGCATT GTAACATCGGACTGGTCCATGCAGCAGGGAAGAGGCTGTACAGAGGGCCACACTGGCACATCTGCTGCCGCCCCCCTGGCAGCCGGGATGGTGGCCCTCATGCTGCAGGTCCGACCCTGCCTCAGCTGGAGGGACGTCCAGCACATAATCACCTTCACTGCCACCAAG TGTGACAACAGTTCAGACTGGAGGGAGAACGGAGCAGGTTTCCATCACAGCCATCAGCATGGTTTCGGACTCCTCAATGCATGGAAACTCGTTAATGCAGCCAAG GTGTGGGAGCCAGTGCCATTTCTTGTGTCCTATCAAAGCTCAGTAATAGAGAAGAAAGTGTCCATTCCATTATATCCCAGGGAGCTGGTTCACACCTGGACAG TCACTGCTGCTGACTTGGCACTGTCCGGGATGCAGACACTGGAGCATGTGGCTGTTACCGTGACAATAAACCACCCTTGTCGTGGCAACCTGGAGATTGTGTTGTTCTGTCCCAGCGGGATTCCATCAGTCATTGGGGCTCGACGGGCTATTGACAG AGACTCTGGAGGGTACCGGGACTGGACCTTTTCCACTGTGCGTTGCTGGGGAGAGAGTGCTCACGGCCAGTACCACCTCAAGATATCTGACCATA AGGAACCATTGTCTCAACAATGTGCCAACATGGGGGAGTTAAAGCAGTGGAAGTTGACTCTGTATGGATCTTCTATGACCTCCAAGGAAGTCAAGGACAGACAAAT GTTGGTGGAGGATGCCATGAGTGGCAAATATCTGGACAGCAACTTCTCTTTGCCTTGCTCCCCAGGCCTTGATATTCCATCAGAGATTATCAGTCCATTCAGCTCTTGCAGCCTTAGG TTCCTGCTCTTGCTCGGCTGCTTTGCACTGTTCTCGTCTCTCTACTACATACTGGAGGCCGCCATAGCCCACCTGGACCTCAGAAGCCTCAAATGCCTGTCCTGGAAGGAAACAGGTCACAGATTCAGGAAAGGTCGTCGAGGGAGAGGAGTGGAGGAGGCATTGGATGAAGAGaatggagaggaagaggagcgggAGTCTGGAGTAGAACTACATGCTGTGCTGGACTCTGAGGCCAAAGTGCCACTTATCAATGGAGAcatgctgtcaacataa
- the pcsk7 gene encoding proprotein convertase subtilisin/kexin type 7 isoform X1 encodes MASLHFTTLLFLLFLFSFGLLLVTHLPSVAPSFPYPQSPSSPSCDPDQSWAVRLHADTHHEDQHFEELDIIANQVARQAGLRNQGQIGQLEGHYLLCSAQAGDNVWRNSLHPGNVLASHPNVLWYSQERVLSRSKRSMAFNDPRYPKQWHLHNDVNKGMDINVTGIWERNITGVGVTVVVVDDGVQHTHQDLKPNYSPEGSYDLNSNDPDPMPHPDVHSDNHHGTRCAGEIAAVPNNSFCAVGVAYGSKVAGIRVLDGPLTDSLEAIAFNKHYQVNDIYSCSWGPDDDGHTVDGPHPLGKAALQHGVIAGRRGFGSIFVVASGNGGQFNDNCNYDGYANSIYTITIGAVDENGRMPFYAEECASMLAVTFSSGGNKLRSIVTSDWSMQQGRGCTEGHTGTSAAAPLAAGMVALMLQVRPCLSWRDVQHIITFTATKCDNSSDWRENGAGFHHSHQHGFGLLNAWKLVNAAKVWEPVPFLVSYQSSVIEKKVSIPLYPRELVHTWTVTAADLALSGMQTLEHVAVTVTINHPCRGNLEIVLFCPSGIPSVIGARRAIDRDSGGYRDWTFSTVRCWGESAHGQYHLKISDHKEPLSQQCANMGELKQWKLTLYGSSMTSKEVKDRQMLVEDAMSGKYLDSNFSLPCSPGLDIPSEIISPFSSCSLRFLLLLGCFALFSSLYYILEAAIAHLDLRSLKCLSWKETGHRFRKGRRGRGVEEALDEENGEEEERESGVELHAVLDSEAKVPLINGDMLST; translated from the exons ATGGCATCTCTCCATTTTACCACATTACTGttcctcctctttctcttcTCTTTTGGTCTTTTACTTGTGACTCATCTGCCATCTGTCGCTCCGTCATTTCCTTATCCCCAGTCACCTTCATCACCGTCCTGCGATCCAGATCAGTCATGGGCTGTCCGGCTCCATGCTGACACACATCATGAGGATCAGCATTTTGAGGAACTAGATATAATTGCAAACCAG GTAGCAAGACAGGCTGGGCTGCGCAACCAGGGCCAGATTGGACAGTTAGAAGGCCACTACTTACTGTGCTCTGCTCAAGCTGGTGATAATGTTTGGAGGAATAGTCTCCACCCTGGGAATGTGCTAGCAAGCCACCCTAATGTCCTTTGGTACTCCCAGGAGCGAGTGCTCAGTCGTTCGAAAAGATCTATGGCTTTCAATGACCCACGATACCCTAAACAGTGGCACCTG CACAATGATGTAAACAAGGGCATGGACATCAATGTGACCGGGATATGGGAGCGCAACATTACTGGCGTGGGAGTTACTGTGGTGGTGGTAGATGACGGGGTACAACACACCCATCAAGACCTAAAACCCAATTAT AGTCCAGAGGGCAGCTATGATCTGAACTCCAATGACCCCGACCCTATGCCCCACCCAGACGTGCACAGTGACAACCACCATGGGACTCGATGTGCCGGCGAGATCGCTGCTGTTCCAAACAACAGCTTTTGTGCTGTGGGGGTGGCGTATGGCAGTAAGGTGGCAG GTATAAGGGTCCTGGACGGCCCACTGACTGATAGCCTGGAGGCCATAGCCTTCAACAAACATTATCAAGTCAACGACATCTACAGCTGCAG TTGGGGTCCTGATGATGATGGACACACTGTGGATGGGCCTCATCCCTTGGGCAAG GCTGCACTTCAGCATGGGGTCATTGCAGGAAGACGTGGTTTTGGAAGCATCTTTGTGGTTGCCAGTGGGAATGGAGGTCAATTCAATGATAATTGCAACTATGACGGTTATGCCAACTCCATCTATACCATCACCATTG GAGCTGTTGACGAGAATGGTAGGATGCCCTTTTACGCTGAAGAGTGTGCATCCATGTTGGCTGTTACTTTTAGCAGCGGGGGGAACAAGCTGAGGAGCATT GTAACATCGGACTGGTCCATGCAGCAGGGAAGAGGCTGTACAGAGGGCCACACTGGCACATCTGCTGCCGCCCCCCTGGCAGCCGGGATGGTGGCCCTCATGCTGCAGGTCCGACCCTGCCTCAGCTGGAGGGACGTCCAGCACATAATCACCTTCACTGCCACCAAG TGTGACAACAGTTCAGACTGGAGGGAGAACGGAGCAGGTTTCCATCACAGCCATCAGCATGGTTTCGGACTCCTCAATGCATGGAAACTCGTTAATGCAGCCAAG GTGTGGGAGCCAGTGCCATTTCTTGTGTCCTATCAAAGCTCAGTAATAGAGAAGAAAGTGTCCATTCCATTATATCCCAGGGAGCTGGTTCACACCTGGACAG TCACTGCTGCTGACTTGGCACTGTCCGGGATGCAGACACTGGAGCATGTGGCTGTTACCGTGACAATAAACCACCCTTGTCGTGGCAACCTGGAGATTGTGTTGTTCTGTCCCAGCGGGATTCCATCAGTCATTGGGGCTCGACGGGCTATTGACAG AGACTCTGGAGGGTACCGGGACTGGACCTTTTCCACTGTGCGTTGCTGGGGAGAGAGTGCTCACGGCCAGTACCACCTCAAGATATCTGACCATA AGGAACCATTGTCTCAACAATGTGCCAACATGGGGGAGTTAAAGCAGTGGAAGTTGACTCTGTATGGATCTTCTATGACCTCCAAGGAAGTCAAGGACAGACAAAT GTTGGTGGAGGATGCCATGAGTGGCAAATATCTGGACAGCAACTTCTCTTTGCCTTGCTCCCCAGGCCTTGATATTCCATCAGAGATTATCAGTCCATTCAGCTCTTGCAGCCTTAGG TTCCTGCTCTTGCTCGGCTGCTTTGCACTGTTCTCGTCTCTCTACTACATACTGGAGGCCGCCATAGCCCACCTGGACCTCAGAAGCCTCAAATGCCTGTCCTGGAAGGAAACAGGTCACAGATTCAGGAAAGGTCGTCGAGGGAGAGGAGTGGAGGAGGCATTGGATGAAGAGaatggagaggaagaggagcgggAGTCTGGAGTAGAACTACATGCTGTGCTGGACTCTGAGGCCAAAGTGCCACTTATCAATGGAGAcatgctgtcaacataa
- the tagln gene encoding transgelin isoform X2, whose amino-acid sequence MANKGPSYGMSRQVQDKIESKYDQELEQILVEWISRQCGSGVGKPESGKTGFQAWLKDGCVLSELINSLYPGDKPVKKIQSSTMAFKQMEQISQFLNAAEKYGVTKTDMFQTVDLWEGKDLAAVQRTLSALGSLAVTKDEGTYQGDPNWFFKKAQENKREFSDDQIKAGKNVIGLQMGSNKGASQEGMSYGRQRQIL is encoded by the exons ATGGCAAACAAAGGTCCATCCTATGGCATGAGCCGGCAGGTTCAGGATAAGATCGAGAGCAAGTATGACCAGGAGCTGGAACAGATTCTGGTGGAGTGGATCAGCCGCCAGTGTGGATCTGGCGTCGGGAAGCCAGAGTCAGGCAAAACTGGATTCCAGGCCTGGCTGAAAGACGgctgt GTCCTAAGTGAATTGATCAACAGTCTTTATCCTGGAGACAAACCTGTGAAGAAGATCCAGAGCTCAACCATGGCCTTCAAACAGATGGAGCAGATCTCTCAGTTCCTCAATGCAGCTGAGAAGTATGGTGTCACCAAGACTGACATGTTCCAGACTGTGGACCTCTGGGAAG GTAAGGACCTGGCAGCAGTGCAGAGGACCCTGTCAGCTCTTGGCAGCTTGGCCGTTACCAAGGATGAGGGCACATACCAGGGTGACCCAAACTGGTTCTTCAA GAAAGCACAGGAGAACAAGCGAGAATTTTCAGATGATCAGATCAAGGCGGGCAAAAATGTGATTGGTCTCCAGATGGGGTCGAACAAGGGAGCCAGTCAGGAAGGCATGAGCTACGGAAGGCAAAGACAAATTCTCTAA
- the tagln gene encoding transgelin isoform X1, translating into MAAKGVGMANKGPSYGMSRQVQDKIESKYDQELEQILVEWISRQCGSGVGKPESGKTGFQAWLKDGCVLSELINSLYPGDKPVKKIQSSTMAFKQMEQISQFLNAAEKYGVTKTDMFQTVDLWEGKDLAAVQRTLSALGSLAVTKDEGTYQGDPNWFFKKAQENKREFSDDQIKAGKNVIGLQMGSNKGASQEGMSYGRQRQIL; encoded by the exons atggcagcaaag GGAGTTGGCATGGCAAACAAAGGTCCATCCTATGGCATGAGCCGGCAGGTTCAGGATAAGATCGAGAGCAAGTATGACCAGGAGCTGGAACAGATTCTGGTGGAGTGGATCAGCCGCCAGTGTGGATCTGGCGTCGGGAAGCCAGAGTCAGGCAAAACTGGATTCCAGGCCTGGCTGAAAGACGgctgt GTCCTAAGTGAATTGATCAACAGTCTTTATCCTGGAGACAAACCTGTGAAGAAGATCCAGAGCTCAACCATGGCCTTCAAACAGATGGAGCAGATCTCTCAGTTCCTCAATGCAGCTGAGAAGTATGGTGTCACCAAGACTGACATGTTCCAGACTGTGGACCTCTGGGAAG GTAAGGACCTGGCAGCAGTGCAGAGGACCCTGTCAGCTCTTGGCAGCTTGGCCGTTACCAAGGATGAGGGCACATACCAGGGTGACCCAAACTGGTTCTTCAA GAAAGCACAGGAGAACAAGCGAGAATTTTCAGATGATCAGATCAAGGCGGGCAAAAATGTGATTGGTCTCCAGATGGGGTCGAACAAGGGAGCCAGTCAGGAAGGCATGAGCTACGGAAGGCAAAGACAAATTCTCTAA